From the genome of Oncorhynchus kisutch isolate 150728-3 unplaced genomic scaffold, Okis_V2 Okis09a-Okis19a_hom, whole genome shotgun sequence, one region includes:
- the LOC109885799 gene encoding F-box/LRR-repeat protein 14, whose product METHISCLFPEILAMIFSYLDVRDKGRVAQVCAAWRDASYHKSVWRGVEAKLHLRRANPSLFPSLQARGIRRVQILSLRRSLSYVIQGMPNIESLNLSGCYNLTDNGLGHAFVQEIPSLRVLNLSLCKQITDSSLGRIAQYLKNLEVLELGGCSNITNTGLLLIAWGLHRLKSLNLRSCRHVSDVGIGHLAGMTRSAAEGCLNLEYLTLQDCQKLTDLSLKHISKGLAKLKVLNLSFCGGISDAGMIHLSHMTSLWSLNLRSCDNISDTGIMHLAMGTLRLSGLDMSFCDKIGDQSLAYIAQGLYQLKSLSLCSCHISDDGINRMVRQMHELRTLNIGQCVRITDKGLELIADHLTQLTGIDLYGCTKITKRGLERITQLPCLKVLNLGLWQMTESEKVR is encoded by the coding sequence ATGGAGACGCACATATCGTGCCTCTTTCCGGAAATTTTAGCCATGATTTTCAGCTACTTGGATGTAAGGGACAAAGGCAGGGTGGCCCAAGTGTGTGCTGCTTGGAGGGACGCTTCCTACCACAAGTCGGTGTGGAGGGGGGTGGAAGCCAAGCTGCATCTGCGGCGGGCCAATCCTTCTCTCTTCCCCAGCCTACAGGCCCGCGGAATCCGGAGAGTTCAGATTCTCAGCCTGCGGCGGAGCCTCAGCTACGTGATCCAGGGGATGCCAAATATCGAGAGCCTGAACCTGAGTGGCTGCTATAACTTAACGGATAACGGCCTGGGGCACGCGTTTGTCCAGGAGATCCCTTCCCTTCGGGTTCTAAACCTTAGTCTGTGTAAGCAGATCACGGACTCCAGCCTGGGCCGGATCGCCCAGTATCTGAAGAACCTGGAGGTTCTGGAACTGGGCGGGTGTAGTAACATCACCAACACAGGGCTGTTGCTCATAGCGTGGGGTTTACACCGGCTCAAGAGCCTCAATCTCCGCAGCTGCCGGCATGTGTCTGACGTGGGCATCGGGCACCTGGCGGGCATGACCCGCAGCGCAGCGGAGGGCTGTCTCAACCTGGAATACCTGACGCTGCAGGACTGTCAGAAACTTACGGATCTGTCCCTCAAGCACATCTCTAAGGGCCTGGCTAAGCTCAAAGTTCTCAACCTGAGTTTCTGTGGCGGGATCTCTGACGCAGGTATGATCCACCTCTCCCACATGACCAGCCTCTGGAGCCTTAACCTGCGCTCGTGCGACAACATCAGTGACACGGGCATCATGCACCTGGCCATGGGCACGCTGCGGCTCTCCGGGCTAGACATGTCCTTCTGTGACAAGATAGGGGACCAGAGTCTGGCTTACATCGCCCAGGGCCTGTACCAGCTCAAATCCCTGTCCCTGTGCTCGTGCCACATTAGTGACGATGGCATTAACAGGATGGTGCGCCAGATGCATGAGCTGAGAACCCTGAACATTGGACAGTGTGTGCGGATTACAGACAAAGGACTGGAGCTCATTGCCGACCACTTGACTCAGTTGACGGGGATCGATCTGTATGGATGTACTAAAATCACGAAACGGGGACTGGAAAGGATAACGCAGCTCCCATGCCTTAAAGTTTTGAATCTGGGACTTTGGCAGATGACAGAGAGTGAAAAAGTGAGGTGA